TCGCCGAGGCGGTGCAGGCCGCCGACGTCGACGCCGTCATCAACGCGGAGTTCGAGTTCCACCGCGCGCTCAACCGCAGCGCGGGCCGGATCAAGCTGGCATGGTTCCTGCTGCATGTGTCGCGCTACATGCCGCCGCGGGTCTACGCGGGTGACCCGACGTGGGGCACCGACGCCGTCGAACACCACCGCAAGCTGATCGGCGCGCTGCGCGAACGCAACCTGCCCGCGGTGGCGGAGCTGACCGAATGGCAGTTCACCGACGGCGTCACGCGGTTGACCAGCATGCTGGAGAAGACCGGGATCTGGGAGTAGCTCCACACCCCGGCCTCAGAACTAGACCGCGAGCTCCTCCGCACGCTTCTTCAGGTTGTCCGCAAGATGTTCGAGGGCCTCGTTGGCCACCTTCTTGACCATCATGGCGGGCACCGGGAACGTGGTCTCGACGTCCATGTCGACCGTCAGCAGCGACGTCGGGCCCATGCCCACGACACTGAACAACTGTTCCTGCTTGGAGAAGTGCTCACCCTGCTGCATCACGGTCTGGATCTGATTGGGCGCCGGGTAGTAGACGGCCTGGATGTAGGTGCCCGCGTTGCCCTGGATCAGGGTGTCGAGCCGCAACTGACTGGGCCGGCCGTCGTCGTAACGGTGCAGGATCCAGCAGCCCTGGACCTCTTCGTTCCACTGCGGGTAGGCCTCGAAGTCGGCGACGATCCCCAGGATCACGTTCTCGTCGGCGGCCACCTCGACGGTCTTGCTCACGATTGGCATGCGATGAGTGTAGGAGGGCCGAACCGTCAGGCCCGAGCCACCGAGCCTTCGCCCAACGGCGTCTCGACGCGGACCTTCTCGTCGCGGATCAGGCCACGCAGCAGCGCGGTGCTGAACTCGGCGGCGATCTCCTTCTCACTGCGGCGGCCGTGCGGGCGCAACCAGCGGTAGGCACCGAGGGTCATCCCGATGTAGCCCAGGGCCAGCACATGCGAATCGCACGGGTAGAACTCCCCGCTGGCGATGCCCCGGTCGATCAGACCGTGCACGTGCTCGTAGACCTGGGTCTCCTTCTCCCGAACCATGGCCACCTGCTCCTCGGTGAACCATTCGGTGATGTAGGGCTGCTCCTGGAAGTAGACCGCGGCACCCTCGGGGTTCTCCGCGATCTGCTCGAGCAGGCGCACGGTGTACTGGTACAGCGCCTCACGCGCCGACCACGTCGGGTCGTCGTGCACGGCGGCCAGCGTGCGTTCGGCGGCACGCTGATAGATGTCGAAGAGGATCAGCGACTTGCTGGCGTAGTAGTGGTACACCGTCGCCTTGTTCAGGCCCACGACGTCGGCCACATCGTCCATGCGCGTGCCGTGGTACCCCCGGGCCGCGAACAGCTTGGTGGCCACGGCCAGAAGCTCTTCGCGGCGGCTCAAACCGTTCTCAGGCGGCATACTCGACTCTCTGTCCCGGCCGGGGTCCCCCAGCCTCCCAATCAACTAGTTGGCTAGTTTATGCAATGCCGCCGATAAGTACTGCGTCGGTGCCCGCGTGGTTAGACTGCTCACACCGGTGACTGGGAGGTTGGCTGATGGATCCGAATCCGGATTATGACGCGAGCGACGAGATTGAGTACTTCTTCTCGTGGCTCCCGTGGGCGCTGCGCGGCGCCTATCCGCCCCCCGCATACCCGCCGGTCTAAATCGCGGGAGTGCGCTCGACCTCGCAGTGTTGGCTCACCGACATGGACGGTGTGCTGGTCCATGAGGATCGGGCCCTTCCCGGCGCCGCGGAATTCCTGGCCCGCCTCATTGAGAAGGCCAGACCGTTTCTGGTTCTGACGAACAATTCGATCTACACGCCGCGTGACCTGGCCGCACGCTTGGCCCGCACGGGCCTCTCGGTCCCCGAGCAGGCGATCTGGACGTCGGCGCTGGCCACCGCGACGTTCCTCGACGACCAACTCCCCGGCGGATCGGCCTACGTCATCGGCGAGGCCGGCCTGACGACCGCACTGCACGAGGTCGGCTACACCCTGACTGATGTCGACCCGGATTTCGTCGTCCTCGGCGAAACCCGCACCTACTCGTTCGAGGCGATCACCCGCGCCGTCCGACTGATCGGCAACGGGGCGCGGTTCATCGCCACCAACCCCGACGTCACGGGCCCCTCGGCCGAGGGTCCACTGCCCGCGACCGGAAGTGTCGCCGCGATGATCACCAAGGCGACGGGCCGAGAGCCCTATTTCGTCGGCAAACCCAACCCGATGATGTTTCGCAGCGCACTCAACCGGATCGAGGCGCATTCGGAGAGCACGACCATGATCGGCGACCGGATGGACACCGATGTGGTGGCCGGCATCGAGGCGGGCCTCGACACGATCCTGGTGCTCACGGGTTCGACCCGCGAGGCCGACGTCGAGCGCTATCCGTTTCGTCCCGGCCGGGTGCTGCCGTCGATCGCCGAGGTCATCGACCTGGTGTGACGGCTCGTCCGTCGAAAAGGCGAAATGGCGAGTCACACTCGCACTGTCGCACCCAAAGCCTTGGGCGGGAGAAGCGCGCTATGCCGCGGCGGCCTTGACGGCCTTGCCCACCTCGACCCGAAGCTTCGTGTACTCGGGTGAGCGCCGCAGCTCGTCGGGGTCCACGCCGGTGCGCGGCAGGTCGACGGGCAGGTCCAGGGCCACCTTGCCGGGCCGCCGCGTCAGCACCACGATGCGCGAGCCCAGGAAGGCGGCCTCGTCGGCGCTGTGGGTGACGAACACCGTGGTGCGTCCCGACTCCGCGCTGACCTGCCGGACATCCTCCTGCAGACGTTCCCGAGTCAGCGCATCCAGCGCCGCGAACGGTTCATCCAGCAGGAACAACGGCGTCTCGGCCGCCAGCGCCCGCGCGATCGCGACACGCTGCTGCTGACCGCCGCTGATCTCCCAGATCTTGCGGTCCGCAGTGCCCTCGAGGCCGACCCGCTCAAGCAGTTCTGCGCGACGCTGCGCGCGTCGGTCCCGTGGCACCTTCGCGTACTTCAGCGCCAGATCGACGTTCCCGCCGACCGATCGCCACGGGAACAGGCGCGGCTGCTGGAACACCACACCCGCGGTGACGCCCGGCGTGGGCGTGCGCCCGGACACCTCGACCTGTCCCTGCGTGGGCGACTCGAAGCCGGCGATCAGCCGCAGCAGCGTGCTCTTGCCGCAGCCGGACGCGCCCACGAGTACGAGGAACGCGCCCGGCTCGACGTCGAGGTCGACGGGACCCAGCGCCGTCACATCGCCGTAGCGGTGCTCGACACTGTTGATGCGCAGAGCACCGTCGGCGTCACTGGGTGATGGCACCCGGCAGCCCCTTGGTGTAGATCGCCTCCTGGAAGACCTCCAGTGGTGCGGCCGACGGGATCTGCTTCTGGTCGGCGAGGAACTGCGAGGCGCTCTGCAGGTTCGTTGCGAGGTTGCCCGGCTTGCCCTCGGTGCCCAGCCACTCCTCCGAGACCACCTCGGCCGGCGTCAGGAACACGGTCTGCTTGATCTGACCCGCGACGTCCTCAGGCGTCAGGCCGATCTCGGCGGCGATGGCCTTGGCCGCGACCTCGGGCTCGTCGTGAATCACGTTGAGCGCCCGGGCCTCCTGCTGGCGCCAGACGTCGACCACCTCGGGATGCGCGGACGCGAACTCGTCGGAGACCGTCGCCAGGTCCAGCGTGGGCTTGCCTGCCTCGGCGAGCTGGCGGCTGGAGATCAGGTCCTTGCCGGTCTTGCGCAGCTCGTCCAGCGTGGGCAGCCAGGAGTAGGCCGCATCGATGTCACCGCGCTCCCAGCCCGCCAGGATGGCCTGCGGCTGCAGGTCGATCAACTGAACGTCCTTGGCGGACAACCCCTCCTGGTCCAGCGCGGCCAGCAGGCTGTAGTGCGCGGTGGACGCGAACGGCGTGGCGATGCGCTTGCCCTTGAGGTCGGCGACGGTGTCGATGCCGGAGCCGTCACGGGCCACAAGGGCCTCGTTCTCGCCGGCGACGCCCAGGATGAACGCGACCTTGTACGGAATGTTCAGCGGCTCAGACAGACCGCGGGCGACCGGGCTGGAACCCAGCGTGCCGAAGTCCAGTTCGTTGGCGATGAACGCGGTGTTGACGTCGGCGCCGGAGTCGAACTTGGTCCACTTGATGTTGTAGTCCGGCAGGGCCTCTTCGAGCCACTTGTTGTTCTTGACGATCAGGTCACCACTGATCAGCGCCTGGTAGCCGATGCGCAGGGTGGGCTTGTCGGCGCTGTGTTCCGACTTGTCGACCGAGCAGGCCGAAAGGCCGACCACAGCAAGCGAACTCGCCGCAATCGCGGCAACCAGGGATTTGATCTTCATATCTTTCCTCTCCAGGGAACAGCGCGCCGTTCGAGGGCGCGAAGCAGACCGTCGATCACCAGGCCGGAGAATCCGATGGCGAAGATTCCGACCAGGACGACGGGGGTGTTGTTGTAGTTGCTGGCGTCTTTGACCAGGCCGCCCACGCCGGGGATGCCGTTGAACAGTTCGGCCGCGACCACCGACGAGTACGCCATGCCGACGGCCAGGCGAATGCCGGTGAAGGTCTCGGGCAGCGCCGAGGGCACCACGACGTCGCGGATCACCTCTGCGCGACTGGCGCCCAGCGCGCGGGCGGCCTCCTGCAGGCCGACCGGCGCCGCGACGACTGCGGCCGTGGTCGCGACCGCGGCGGGCGGCAGCGCGGCCAGCGCCAGCAGCGTGATCTTGGGCGCCTCGTCGATGCCCAGCCAGATCACCAGCAGGAAGAAGTACGCCAGCGGCGGCAGCGCGCGCAGAAACGTCAGCCAGGGCTCCAGCACGCTGCGCACCCAACTGACCGAACCCATCACCAGACCCAGCAGCACACCGACCGTGACGCCGATGAGGACACCGGCGAACACGCGTCGCAGCGTCATGTAGAGGTGTTCCCACAGCAGGTAGCCGGCGTAGCCGCGGACCCCGTCGTGCGTGCTCGAGATCTCCAGGAAGGCGCGCCACACCGTGGCCGGGTACGGCACGAAGGTCTGGTTCCACACTCCGGTGGCCGCGGCGATCTGCCAGGCGGCAAGGAAGACCAGCACCGACAGCACGGGCAGCGCGGCCCGGGTCAGCCGACCCTTCCAGGGATTCTTCCGGGCGGCCGCGACCGCAGGGGTGTCGGCGGCGTCAGGAGGCGTGATGTCTACGAAGACGGACACGTGGGGTTCCTTCGGGACTGAGGGCAGGAGAGGACGAGTGACCAGCCTTCAGCGACAACAGCAGTGCCCCGACGTGTTCTTCACCGCAAAGAGGTACCGCGCCTCCGACACCAGCGGCAATATTCCGACTCATCGTGAATCTAAACGCCCCCTCGCCTTGACGGCAGGCGCTGCCCGTGCGGATGGCTCCACGATCCCGGCGACCCACAGCGCTGATTCGTGCCACCATGGGTGTCATGCCCACCCACGGCAGCTCCGGCAGTGACATGAAGTCACGCCGAATCGACTTGGGGCCGGCGTCCCTGCTGTGGCGCTGGGCCGGCGACATGCGCATCGCCTTCGAGGGCGGGACGGCCGGGCTGATGCAGACCATGCACCCCGCGATCGGCCAGGGTCTGATCGATCACTCGAACTTCTTCGACGATCCCGTCGACCGGGTGTTCCGTTCTCTACCAGGGATTCTGGGGACGGTGTACGAGGGGCCGACCGCATACGACACCGGAGCGAGGGTCCGCGACTTCCACCGCGACATCAAGGGCGTCCTGCCCTCCGGCCAGCGTTACCACGCGCTGACGCCCGAGACCTACTGGTGGGCGCACGCGACCTTCCAGATGATGGTGCACCGCCTGGCTGAACACTGGGACACCCACAGGCTCACCAACGCCGAGCGGGAACAGCTCTATCTGGAGGGCTGCGAGTGGTATCGGCGCTACGGGATGACCGAGTCGGTGCTGCCGCCCACCTTGACCGAGTTCAACCGTGAGTACGAGCGCTACTGCGGCGAAGTGCTGCAGCCCAATCCGGCATCGGACTACCTCATCGAATTCATCGGGCGCCCAGCCATTCCCGACATGAGCATGTCACCGGACTACCCGACGCACCCAATGATGAAGCCGCTCACGGACCGCCTGCTGCCCAGCCTGCCGGTGCGTGTCGCGCTCGCCCCGCCGATGCGTCTGGTGATCTTCGGCGGTCTCCCACCCCTTGTTCGCGAGCGGTTCGGCATTCGGTGGCGGCGGGCCGACGAGTCGAGCTACCGCGCGGTGCGCACCGCCATCAGGTCGGGCTGGCGCACCATGCCGGCGTCGTTGAGGTGGCACAAGGCCGCTCGCAAGGGCTGGCTCCGCGAACTCGGCCGGGTGCCGCGCACCGCCCCCGTCAGCGCCCCGCGGTCTCCGGCAGCGCGAGCACGCTGACGAGACTGACCGTCGCGAGCGCGCCCATCATCACCGCGAGCGACCATCCGCCGTAGGCGTTCAACAGCATCGGTGAGACCACCGGGGGCAGCGCGCCACCGATCACCGCGCCGAAGGTGTGGCACAGCGCGGACCCGGAGTAGCGGTACTGCGGCGCGAAGATCTCCGGAAGGAACGCGGCCATGGGTCCCATGCACACGCCGATCAGCGCGTAGGTGGCCACGATTGCCACGCCGAACACCGCCTGGCTGCCCGTCTCCACCAACGGGAAGAGCGCGAATGACCAGGGCACCGCGATGGCGAACCCGATCGCGAGGATGCGCTTGCGTCCGTAGATGTCACTGAGCATCGCCGAGGCCACCACCAACAGCACCTCACACAACCCGCCGAGCACGCCCGTCAGCAGCACGAAGTTCGTCGAGAAGTGCAGATGATCGGTCGCGTAGTGCGTGAAGAACGTAGTGGCCTGGAACACCAGCATCGGCGCACACACCGCGACACCGGCGGCCAGCAGCACCTGGCGGCCCTGCCGTCGCACCAGGGCGATGATCGGGGTTGCCGGGTCGGCGGGCGTCTCGTCGGATACCGGCGACTCCTCGACGCGCAGTCGGATGTAGAGCGCCGTCACGATCAGTACCGCCGACAGTAAGAACGGAATACGCCAGCCCCACTGCAGGAAGGCCTCGCTGCCCTCGCCGAAACCGAAGTGCACGAGCAGGAACACCAGGTTCGCCATCACCACCGCGGTGCCCAGTCCAAGTTGGGTGAACATGCCGAAGAAGCCGCGCCGGTGCGCCGGCGCGTTCTCCGCGCTGAGCAGCACCGAACCGGCCCATTCGCCGCCGACGGCGAAGCCCTGGATCAGCCGCAGCGTGATCAGCAGCAGCGGTGCGGCGACACCGATCGACGCGGTGCTCGGGATCAGGCCCACGCCGACGGTGGCGACACCCATCAGCAGCAGCGTCACCACCAGCGTCTGCTTGCGGCCGATGCGGTCGCCGAAGTGGCCGAACACCGCCGCGCCCACGGGGCGCGCCAGGAACGCCGCGGCGAATGCACCCAGTGAGGCCGTCATGGCCATCACATGACCCAGTTCCGGGAAGAACACCGTCGGGAACACCAACGCCGCGGCGGTCCCGTAGATGAAGAAGTCGTAGAACTCGATGGCCGACCCGACGTAGCTCGCCATCGAGATGCGGCGCAACGACGGGGAGGGGGCGGTTGGCACCGTCACTGAAGTCATGGCGTCGATAATCGCGCGATCCGCGCGCATGCTCATCGGGCGGTTGGTGGAACGTCCGGGGGAATGCGTTGTCCCCCAATCGGAGGACCCTCACCTCTGCGTCCGGGGCGCGGTGTACTGCACCGATACAGACTGGTACCGGGGGTTACTGCTTGTGGCCTGCTCCTACACTTGCATCTTTGACCCCGCCCTGAGCCAACGAGATCGGATCTGACAAACGATGATCATCGGGATACCACGCGAGTCCCTGCCTGGGGAGACGCGTGTCGCAGCCACGCCCGCGACGGTCGCGCAGCTGATCAAGCTCGGCTATTCCGTGCTGGTGGAATCCGGCGCGGGAACCGCCGCGAGTTTCTCCGACGGTGCCTACAGCGAGGCAGGGGCTGAGATCGGCACCGCCGAACAGGCCCTGGCCTCCGACGTGGTGCTCAAGGTCAACGCCCCCGACAACGGTGAGATCGCGGCCCTGCGCGACGGCGCAACGCTGATCAGCCTGCTCTCCCCGGCCCTCAAGCCCGAGCTTGTCGAGCAGTTGGCCACCCGCCCGATCACCGCGCTGGCCATGGACGCTGTCCCGCGCATCTCGCGCGCACAGTCACTCGACGTGCTGTCCTCGATGGCCAACATCGCCGGCTACCGCGCCGTCGTCGAGGCCGCGCACACCTTCGGTCGGTTCTTCACCGGTCAGGTGACCGCCGCGGGCAAGGTGCCGCCGGCGAAGGTGCTCGTAGTCGGCGCTGGCGTCGCCGGTCTGGCCGCCATCGGCGCCGCGGGCAGCCTGGGGGCGATCGTGCGCGCCACGGATCCGCGTCCAGAGGTCGCCGACCAGGTCAAGTCCCTGGGTGGGGAGTACCTGGCGGTGGACCCAGCGGCGGCCGAGGTGTCGGCCACGGGCTACGCCAAAGAGATGGGCGACGACTACAAGGCCCGCGAGGCGAAGCTCTACGCCGAGCAGGCCGGCGACGTCGACATCATCATCACCACGGCGCTGATCCCCGGTAAGCCCGCACCGCGCATCATCACCGCCGAGATGGTGGCGTCGATGAAGGCCGGCAGCGTGATCGTCGACATGGCCGCGGCCAACGGCGGAAACGTCGAGGGCACCGTCAAGGACCAGGCCGTCGTCACCGACAACGGCGTGACCATCATCGGCTACACCGACCTGGCCGGCCGACTGCCCGCGCAGGCCTCCCAGCTGTACGGCACCAACCTGGTGAACCTGCTCAAGCTGCTGACCCCGGAGAAAGATGGGACTCTCCTCCTAGATTTCGACGACGTCGTGCAGCGGTCGGTGACCGTGGTCCGCGACGGCGAGATCACCTGGCCGCCGCCGCCGGTACAGGTCTCGGCCGCGCCCGCGGCCGCGGCCGCTGCCGCACCGGTGGCGCAGAAGCCGGCCAAAGAGCCCATCTCGACCGGACGCCGCCTCGGGCTGACCTTCGGGGTCGCCGCCGTGCTGTTCGCGCTGATCGCGCTGTCGCCCACCGCGCTGCAGGTGCACCTGACGGTGTTCGCGCTCGCGATCGTGATCGGCTACTACGTGATCGGCAACGTCCACCATGCGCTGCACACCCCGCTGATGTCGGTGACCAACGCCATCTCCGGAATCATCGTGGTCGGCGCGCTGCTGCAGATCGGGCACGGCAACGTCCCGATCACCGCTCTGGCCTTCGTGGCGATCCTGCTCGCCAGCATCAACATCTTCGGCGGTTTCGCGGTCACGCGCCGCATGTTGGCCATGTTCTCCCGCAGCTAGACGCCTGCATCCACCCACACTTTTCGGAACGGATTCATGTTCACTCTGGAAACCGCCGCCACCGCGGCCTACGTCGTTGCGGCCCTGCTGTTCATCCTCGCGCTGGCCGGCCTGTCCAAGCACGAGACGTCGCGGGCGGGAAACACCTTCGGCATCACAGGCATGGCGGTCGCGCTGGTCGCCACCATCGCGCTGGCCATCAACCACCAGATCGAGCCGCTCGGCCTGGCACTGCTGATCGGCGCGATGGCCGTCGGTGCCGCGATCGGGTTGTGGCGGGCCAAGGTCGTCGAGATGACCGGCATGCCCGAACTCATCGCGCTGCTGCACTCGTTCGTCGGCCTGGCCGCGGTCCTCGTCGGCTGGAACGGCTACCTGCACGTCGAAGGTGACGCCGGCGGGGCCGAGGCCGCGCTTCTGAGCGAGCAGGGCATGCTCGGCATCCACTCGGCCGAAGTCGTCATCGGCGTGTTCATCGGCGCCGTGACCTTCACGGGTTCGATCGTGGCCAACCTCAAGCTCTCGGCGCGCATCAAGTCCGCGCCGATGATGCTGCCCGGCAAGAACATCCTCAATGTCGGCGCGCTGG
The DNA window shown above is from Mycolicibacterium confluentis and carries:
- a CDS encoding SRPBCC family protein, which codes for MPIVSKTVEVAADENVILGIVADFEAYPQWNEEVQGCWILHRYDDGRPSQLRLDTLIQGNAGTYIQAVYYPAPNQIQTVMQQGEHFSKQEQLFSVVGMGPTSLLTVDMDVETTFPVPAMMVKKVANEALEHLADNLKKRAEELAV
- a CDS encoding TetR/AcrR family transcriptional regulator, with amino-acid sequence MPPENGLSRREELLAVATKLFAARGYHGTRMDDVADVVGLNKATVYHYYASKSLILFDIYQRAAERTLAAVHDDPTWSAREALYQYTVRLLEQIAENPEGAAVYFQEQPYITEWFTEEQVAMVREKETQVYEHVHGLIDRGIASGEFYPCDSHVLALGYIGMTLGAYRWLRPHGRRSEKEIAAEFSTALLRGLIRDEKVRVETPLGEGSVARA
- a CDS encoding HAD-IIA family hydrolase — its product is MRSTSQCWLTDMDGVLVHEDRALPGAAEFLARLIEKARPFLVLTNNSIYTPRDLAARLARTGLSVPEQAIWTSALATATFLDDQLPGGSAYVIGEAGLTTALHEVGYTLTDVDPDFVVLGETRTYSFEAITRAVRLIGNGARFIATNPDVTGPSAEGPLPATGSVAAMITKATGREPYFVGKPNPMMFRSALNRIEAHSESTTMIGDRMDTDVVAGIEAGLDTILVLTGSTREADVERYPFRPGRVLPSIAEVIDLV
- a CDS encoding ABC transporter ATP-binding protein, producing the protein MPSPSDADGALRINSVEHRYGDVTALGPVDLDVEPGAFLVLVGASGCGKSTLLRLIAGFESPTQGQVEVSGRTPTPGVTAGVVFQQPRLFPWRSVGGNVDLALKYAKVPRDRRAQRRAELLERVGLEGTADRKIWEISGGQQQRVAIARALAAETPLFLLDEPFAALDALTRERLQEDVRQVSAESGRTTVFVTHSADEAAFLGSRIVVLTRRPGKVALDLPVDLPRTGVDPDELRRSPEYTKLRVEVGKAVKAAAA
- a CDS encoding taurine ABC transporter substrate-binding protein; its protein translation is MKIKSLVAAIAASSLAVVGLSACSVDKSEHSADKPTLRIGYQALISGDLIVKNNKWLEEALPDYNIKWTKFDSGADVNTAFIANELDFGTLGSSPVARGLSEPLNIPYKVAFILGVAGENEALVARDGSGIDTVADLKGKRIATPFASTAHYSLLAALDQEGLSAKDVQLIDLQPQAILAGWERGDIDAAYSWLPTLDELRKTGKDLISSRQLAEAGKPTLDLATVSDEFASAHPEVVDVWRQQEARALNVIHDEPEVAAKAIAAEIGLTPEDVAGQIKQTVFLTPAEVVSEEWLGTEGKPGNLATNLQSASQFLADQKQIPSAAPLEVFQEAIYTKGLPGAITQ
- a CDS encoding ABC transporter permease produces the protein MSVFVDITPPDAADTPAVAAARKNPWKGRLTRAALPVLSVLVFLAAWQIAAATGVWNQTFVPYPATVWRAFLEISSTHDGVRGYAGYLLWEHLYMTLRRVFAGVLIGVTVGVLLGLVMGSVSWVRSVLEPWLTFLRALPPLAYFFLLVIWLGIDEAPKITLLALAALPPAAVATTAAVVAAPVGLQEAARALGASRAEVIRDVVVPSALPETFTGIRLAVGMAYSSVVAAELFNGIPGVGGLVKDASNYNNTPVVLVGIFAIGFSGLVIDGLLRALERRAVPWRGKI
- a CDS encoding oxygenase MpaB family protein yields the protein MPTHGSSGSDMKSRRIDLGPASLLWRWAGDMRIAFEGGTAGLMQTMHPAIGQGLIDHSNFFDDPVDRVFRSLPGILGTVYEGPTAYDTGARVRDFHRDIKGVLPSGQRYHALTPETYWWAHATFQMMVHRLAEHWDTHRLTNAEREQLYLEGCEWYRRYGMTESVLPPTLTEFNREYERYCGEVLQPNPASDYLIEFIGRPAIPDMSMSPDYPTHPMMKPLTDRLLPSLPVRVALAPPMRLVIFGGLPPLVRERFGIRWRRADESSYRAVRTAIRSGWRTMPASLRWHKAARKGWLRELGRVPRTAPVSAPRSPAARAR
- a CDS encoding MFS transporter translates to MTSVTVPTAPSPSLRRISMASYVGSAIEFYDFFIYGTAAALVFPTVFFPELGHVMAMTASLGAFAAAFLARPVGAAVFGHFGDRIGRKQTLVVTLLLMGVATVGVGLIPSTASIGVAAPLLLITLRLIQGFAVGGEWAGSVLLSAENAPAHRRGFFGMFTQLGLGTAVVMANLVFLLVHFGFGEGSEAFLQWGWRIPFLLSAVLIVTALYIRLRVEESPVSDETPADPATPIIALVRRQGRQVLLAAGVAVCAPMLVFQATTFFTHYATDHLHFSTNFVLLTGVLGGLCEVLLVVASAMLSDIYGRKRILAIGFAIAVPWSFALFPLVETGSQAVFGVAIVATYALIGVCMGPMAAFLPEIFAPQYRYSGSALCHTFGAVIGGALPPVVSPMLLNAYGGWSLAVMMGALATVSLVSVLALPETAGR
- a CDS encoding Re/Si-specific NAD(P)(+) transhydrogenase subunit alpha; amino-acid sequence: MIIGIPRESLPGETRVAATPATVAQLIKLGYSVLVESGAGTAASFSDGAYSEAGAEIGTAEQALASDVVLKVNAPDNGEIAALRDGATLISLLSPALKPELVEQLATRPITALAMDAVPRISRAQSLDVLSSMANIAGYRAVVEAAHTFGRFFTGQVTAAGKVPPAKVLVVGAGVAGLAAIGAAGSLGAIVRATDPRPEVADQVKSLGGEYLAVDPAAAEVSATGYAKEMGDDYKAREAKLYAEQAGDVDIIITTALIPGKPAPRIITAEMVASMKAGSVIVDMAAANGGNVEGTVKDQAVVTDNGVTIIGYTDLAGRLPAQASQLYGTNLVNLLKLLTPEKDGTLLLDFDDVVQRSVTVVRDGEITWPPPPVQVSAAPAAAAAAAPVAQKPAKEPISTGRRLGLTFGVAAVLFALIALSPTALQVHLTVFALAIVIGYYVIGNVHHALHTPLMSVTNAISGIIVVGALLQIGHGNVPITALAFVAILLASINIFGGFAVTRRMLAMFSRS